The following are encoded in a window of Streptomyces sp. 11x1 genomic DNA:
- a CDS encoding extracellular solute-binding protein — protein MNLFPPRTVVIGGALAAAVLTLSACGAAPETTTSGDGVNAAKATSAEDFGGMDQLIAAAKREGKLNAIALPRDWANYGALIDGFEKKYGIKIEVENPDGASQDEINAVTSRKGQDRAPDVLDLGSSFAISAAQQGLLAPYKVAAFDDIPEGQKDPKGQWYNDYGGYISIGCDAKRVKECPESFADLLEPKYKGQVALNGNPTKSGSAFGGVWAASLASGGSFDDIQPGLDFFAKLKKNGNYTPVESTPATVEKGETPISIDWDYLNAGYADEFKSKGVDWKVVVPEDGKFSQYYSQAINKDAPHPATARLWQEYLYSAEGQNLWLAGYARPALMLAMEKAGTLDETAAAKLPKVSGTPEFPTEEQQTKAKDALAQGWAKAVSG, from the coding sequence GTGAACCTCTTCCCGCCGAGAACCGTCGTCATCGGTGGCGCCCTCGCAGCCGCCGTCCTCACCCTCAGCGCCTGTGGCGCGGCACCCGAGACCACCACCAGCGGCGACGGCGTCAACGCGGCCAAAGCGACCTCGGCCGAGGACTTCGGTGGCATGGACCAGCTGATCGCCGCCGCCAAGCGGGAGGGCAAGCTCAACGCGATCGCCCTGCCCCGTGACTGGGCCAACTACGGCGCGCTGATCGACGGCTTCGAGAAGAAGTACGGCATCAAGATCGAGGTCGAGAACCCGGACGGCGCCAGCCAGGACGAGATCAACGCCGTCACCTCGCGCAAGGGACAGGACCGCGCGCCCGACGTGCTCGACCTCGGCAGCTCCTTCGCCATCAGCGCCGCCCAGCAGGGGCTGCTCGCGCCGTACAAGGTGGCCGCGTTCGACGACATCCCCGAGGGTCAGAAGGACCCGAAGGGCCAGTGGTACAACGACTACGGCGGCTACATATCCATCGGGTGCGACGCCAAGCGGGTCAAGGAGTGCCCGGAGAGCTTCGCCGACCTGCTGGAACCGAAGTACAAGGGGCAGGTCGCCCTCAACGGCAACCCCACCAAGTCCGGTTCGGCCTTCGGCGGCGTCTGGGCGGCATCGCTGGCGAGCGGCGGTTCGTTCGACGACATCCAGCCCGGCCTCGACTTCTTCGCCAAGCTGAAGAAGAACGGCAACTACACGCCCGTCGAGTCGACCCCCGCGACCGTCGAGAAGGGCGAGACTCCCATCAGCATCGACTGGGACTACCTGAACGCCGGGTACGCCGACGAGTTCAAGTCCAAGGGCGTCGACTGGAAGGTCGTCGTCCCGGAGGACGGCAAGTTCTCGCAGTACTACTCCCAGGCCATCAACAAGGACGCCCCGCACCCGGCGACCGCCCGGCTCTGGCAGGAGTACCTCTACAGCGCCGAGGGCCAGAACCTGTGGCTCGCCGGCTACGCCCGCCCGGCCCTGATGCTCGCCATGGAGAAGGCCGGCACGCTGGACGAGACGGCCGCCGCCAAGCTGCCGAAGGTGTCGGGCACCCCCGAGTTCCCGACCGAGGAGCAGCAGACCAAGGCCAAGGACGCGCTCGCGCAGGGCTGGGCCAAGGCGGTCTCCGGGTGA
- a CDS encoding transposase gives MKQVVQVKLLPTSVQAEALEATLRACNEAASWASEVAFVEDVKRTFALREHTYSKIRQRWGLGAQAAQHVIKKTCDAYRTLAANAKAGNLGKPWSKRYRRATEKPIAFRSEGAQPYDDRMLSWQIPDRTISIWTLSGRVKGVAFTTSPEQLARLALYRKGESDLLYRDGMWFLNATCEIPEAPLNIGPDGFLGIDLGIVNIATTSDGQIMAGRALNRGRLRERALRTKLQKKDTPSARRRLKKRGRKEARRAKDINHKIAKHVVAEAERTGRGIALEDLTGIRERVRLRKPQRAAHSSWAFAQLGQFIAYKARRAGVPVVYVDPAYTSRTCAECGHIDKANRVSQAWFACRSCGFVDHTDRNSSRNICARAEELWRRGAQSTAPDPPPTPEGGTGRKRSTTASGARCASPGLQSQVR, from the coding sequence ATGAAGCAGGTGGTGCAGGTCAAGCTGTTGCCGACGTCCGTACAGGCGGAGGCGCTTGAGGCGACCCTGCGCGCCTGCAACGAGGCGGCGTCCTGGGCGTCGGAGGTCGCCTTCGTCGAGGATGTGAAGCGGACCTTCGCGCTGCGCGAGCACACCTACTCCAAGATCAGGCAGCGGTGGGGGCTGGGCGCGCAGGCCGCCCAGCACGTCATCAAGAAGACCTGTGACGCCTATCGCACGCTGGCGGCGAATGCGAAGGCCGGGAACCTCGGCAAGCCGTGGTCCAAGCGGTACCGGCGGGCCACGGAGAAGCCGATCGCGTTCCGGTCCGAGGGCGCGCAGCCCTATGACGACCGGATGCTGTCCTGGCAGATCCCGGACCGCACCATCTCCATCTGGACGTTGTCGGGGCGGGTGAAGGGCGTGGCGTTCACCACCTCCCCGGAACAGCTCGCCCGCCTCGCCCTGTACCGCAAGGGCGAGTCCGACCTGCTGTACCGGGACGGCATGTGGTTCCTAAACGCCACCTGCGAAATCCCCGAAGCGCCCCTGAACATCGGCCCGGACGGCTTCCTCGGCATCGACCTGGGGATCGTGAACATCGCCACCACCTCCGACGGCCAGATCATGGCAGGGCGGGCCCTGAATCGGGGGCGGCTGCGCGAGCGCGCCCTGCGCACAAAACTGCAGAAGAAGGACACCCCCTCCGCCAGGCGTCGGCTGAAGAAGCGCGGGCGCAAGGAAGCACGGCGGGCCAAAGACATCAACCACAAGATCGCGAAACATGTGGTGGCCGAGGCAGAACGCACCGGACGCGGTATAGCCCTGGAGGACCTGACGGGCATCCGCGAACGGGTACGGCTTCGCAAGCCCCAACGGGCCGCCCACTCCAGCTGGGCCTTCGCCCAGTTGGGGCAGTTCATCGCGTACAAGGCCCGCAGGGCAGGGGTGCCGGTGGTGTACGTCGATCCGGCGTACACATCCCGCACCTGCGCCGAATGCGGTCACATCGACAAGGCGAACCGGGTCTCCCAGGCCTGGTTCGCGTGCCGGTCCTGCGGATTCGTTGATCACACAGACCGCAACAGCTCCCGCAACATCTGCGCCCGCGCGGAAGAGTTGTGGCGACGCGGGGCGCAGTCAACCGCCCCAGACCCACCCCCGACACCCGAGGGCGGGACCGGACGCAAGCGCAGCACCACAGCCAGTGGCGCCCGTTGTGCAAGCCCGGGACTTCAGTCCCAGGTACGTTGA
- a CDS encoding ABC transporter permease subunit, whose amino-acid sequence MTAVVTEADPALVAAASVKRRPRPGGWLAVLPLLAFVAVAFGLPAVAMLNGAFTVKDPATGATSYTTANMTASVQGAYFTAMLGSVKLSAVSAGLAAVLGLPLAQAVVTSRFPALREAVLTASGVLANFGGVPLAFAFVATLGNSGVLTRQLGLTDKGWDLYSFWGLVIVYLYFLIPLMVLTITPALDGLRVQWREAAQNNGATGIQYWIHVALPVLAPSLLGGLVLLFGSAFAAYATAAAMVGSSIPLVTLQIADAISGNVLVGQENVALALSLDMVLIAGLVMAVYLPLQRRSARWLA is encoded by the coding sequence GTGACCGCCGTCGTCACCGAGGCCGACCCGGCACTCGTGGCCGCCGCTTCCGTGAAGCGGCGGCCACGCCCCGGCGGCTGGCTCGCCGTGCTCCCGCTGCTGGCCTTCGTCGCGGTCGCCTTCGGACTGCCCGCCGTCGCCATGCTGAACGGCGCGTTCACCGTGAAGGACCCGGCCACGGGCGCCACGTCGTACACCACGGCGAACATGACGGCCTCCGTGCAGGGGGCCTACTTCACGGCCATGCTCGGCAGTGTGAAACTCTCCGCCGTCTCGGCGGGCCTCGCCGCCGTCCTGGGGCTGCCGCTCGCCCAGGCCGTGGTGACCTCCCGCTTCCCGGCGCTGCGCGAGGCCGTGCTCACCGCCTCCGGGGTGCTCGCCAACTTCGGGGGAGTCCCGCTCGCCTTCGCGTTCGTCGCCACTCTCGGCAACTCCGGTGTGCTGACCAGGCAGTTGGGTCTCACGGACAAGGGCTGGGACCTCTACAGCTTCTGGGGACTGGTCATCGTCTACCTGTACTTCCTGATCCCGCTGATGGTCCTCACCATCACCCCCGCCCTCGACGGACTACGCGTCCAGTGGCGGGAGGCCGCCCAGAACAACGGCGCCACCGGCATTCAGTACTGGATCCACGTGGCCCTGCCCGTGCTCGCGCCCTCACTGCTCGGCGGGCTGGTGCTGCTCTTCGGCAGCGCCTTCGCCGCGTACGCCACCGCCGCCGCCATGGTGGGCAGCTCCATCCCGCTGGTCACCCTGCAGATCGCCGACGCCATCTCCGGCAACGTCCTGGTCGGCCAGGAGAACGTGGCGCTCGCCCTCAGCCTCGACATGGTCCTGATCGCCGGACTGGTCATGGCCGTCTACCTGCCCCTGCAACGACGGAGTGCGCGATGGCTGGCCTGA
- a CDS encoding Lrp/AsnC family transcriptional regulator codes for MLNDLDERIVHALAEDARRSYSDIGQLVGLSAPAVKRRVDRLRATGAITGFTVRVDPAALGWETEGFVEIYCRRNTSPETIQRGLERYQEVVAASTVTGEADAVVQVFASDMRHFERVLERIAGEPFVERTKSVLVLSPLLRRFSSGSPA; via the coding sequence GTGCTGAACGATCTCGACGAACGCATCGTGCACGCCCTCGCCGAGGACGCCCGCCGCTCCTACTCCGACATCGGCCAACTCGTGGGGCTCTCCGCGCCCGCGGTGAAGCGGCGGGTGGACCGGCTGCGGGCGACCGGGGCGATCACCGGATTCACCGTCCGGGTGGATCCTGCCGCGCTCGGGTGGGAGACCGAGGGGTTCGTCGAGATCTACTGCCGGCGCAACACCTCGCCGGAGACGATCCAACGGGGGCTGGAGCGGTATCAGGAGGTGGTGGCCGCATCGACGGTCACCGGTGAGGCCGATGCCGTGGTGCAGGTGTTCGCTTCCGATATGCGGCACTTCGAGCGGGTGTTGGAGCGGATCGCCGGGGAGCCGTTCGTCGAGCGGACCAAGTCGGTGCTCGTCCTTTCTCCTTTGCTGCGGCGGTTTTCTTCCGGGTCGCCCGCCTGA
- a CDS encoding GntR family transcriptional regulator, whose protein sequence is MAARHEEIAEALRRAIDREEYTVGSLLPPETELAARYGVSRGTVRQAVATLTAEGLIGSRQGARRVVLAGRRSQSFAELRSFAQWARAMGREATGRVITQEYRTATAEDRVRLQLAPGAQVLHVLRLRGLDGQPVLLERTVYADWISPAVEPIEEDCPSVTQRLLDDTGLVFAYGEHVIDAVAAGARDAELLTVRRTSPLLRVRRVTTTREGRPVEWSDDRYRPDAVSFSIHNSIGNNALARKTAE, encoded by the coding sequence ATGGCGGCGCGACACGAGGAGATCGCCGAGGCACTGCGGCGGGCGATCGACCGTGAGGAGTACACGGTGGGCAGTCTGCTGCCGCCGGAGACCGAACTCGCGGCCCGCTACGGCGTCTCACGCGGCACGGTCCGCCAGGCCGTGGCGACCCTGACCGCCGAGGGCCTCATCGGCTCACGCCAGGGTGCCCGCCGGGTGGTGCTGGCCGGCCGCCGCAGCCAGAGCTTCGCGGAGCTGCGCAGCTTCGCCCAGTGGGCGCGCGCGATGGGCCGCGAGGCCACGGGCCGGGTGATCACGCAGGAGTACCGGACGGCCACCGCCGAGGACCGCGTGCGCCTCCAGCTCGCCCCGGGCGCGCAGGTTCTGCACGTGCTGCGGCTGCGGGGCCTGGACGGGCAGCCCGTCCTGCTGGAGCGCACGGTCTACGCCGACTGGATCTCCCCGGCCGTCGAGCCCATCGAGGAGGACTGTCCCTCGGTGACCCAGCGCCTGCTCGACGACACGGGCCTGGTCTTCGCCTACGGGGAGCACGTCATCGACGCCGTGGCGGCCGGCGCCCGGGACGCCGAACTCCTCACCGTGCGCCGCACGAGCCCTCTCCTGCGGGTCCGGCGGGTCACCACCACCCGCGAGGGCCGCCCGGTGGAGTGGTCCGACGACCGCTACCGCCCGGACGCGGTGAGCTTCAGCATCCACAACTCGATCGGCAACAACGCCCTGGCGAGAAAAACCGCGGAGTGA
- a CDS encoding GuaB1 family IMP dehydrogenase-related protein, which yields MRFLNDIQPAYDLTYDDVFMVPSRSAVGSRQGVDLASPDGTGTTIPLVVANMTAIAGRRMAETVARRGGLVVIPQDIPIEVVTDVISWVKSRHLVLDTPIVLNPHQTVADALALLPKRAHNAGVVVDEGLRPVGVVTDTDLTGVDRFTQLEVVMSRDLLLLDADIDPREAFNRLDAANRRYAPAVDRDGRLAGILTCKGALRATLYSPAVDANGKLRVAAAVGVNGDFVGKAKQLLDAGVDTLVIDTAHGHQESMITAIKLVRDLDPRVPIVAGNIVAAEGVRDLIEAGADIIKVGVGPGAMCTTRMMTGVGRPQFSAVLECAAEAKKYGKHVWADGGVRHPRDVAMALAAGASNVMIGSWFAGTYESPGDLQQDAGGRLYKESYGMASARAVRNRTSEESAYDRARKALFEEGISTSRMFLDPARPGVEDLIDSVIAGVRSSCTYAGAGSLEEFAERAVVGVQSAAGYAEGKPLHASWS from the coding sequence GTGCGTTTCCTCAATGACATCCAGCCCGCGTACGACCTGACGTACGACGACGTCTTCATGGTCCCGAGCCGTAGCGCCGTCGGATCGCGGCAGGGCGTGGACCTGGCCTCCCCGGACGGCACGGGCACCACCATCCCGCTCGTCGTCGCCAACATGACCGCCATCGCCGGCCGCCGGATGGCCGAGACGGTCGCCCGCCGCGGTGGCCTGGTGGTCATCCCGCAGGACATCCCGATCGAGGTCGTCACCGACGTCATCTCCTGGGTGAAGAGCCGCCACCTCGTCCTCGACACCCCGATCGTGCTCAACCCCCACCAGACGGTCGCCGACGCGCTGGCCCTGCTGCCGAAGCGCGCGCACAACGCGGGCGTCGTCGTCGACGAGGGGCTCCGGCCCGTCGGCGTCGTCACCGACACGGATCTCACCGGTGTCGACCGCTTCACCCAGCTCGAAGTCGTCATGTCCCGGGACCTGTTGCTCCTCGACGCCGACATCGACCCCCGTGAGGCCTTCAACCGGCTCGACGCGGCCAACCGCCGGTACGCGCCCGCCGTCGACCGGGACGGCCGTCTCGCGGGCATCCTGACCTGCAAGGGCGCGCTCCGCGCCACGCTGTACAGTCCCGCCGTCGACGCGAACGGCAAGCTGAGGGTCGCCGCCGCCGTCGGCGTCAACGGCGACTTCGTGGGCAAGGCCAAGCAGTTGCTCGACGCGGGCGTCGACACGCTCGTCATCGACACCGCGCACGGCCACCAGGAGTCGATGATCACCGCGATCAAGCTGGTGCGCGATCTCGACCCCCGGGTGCCGATCGTGGCGGGCAACATCGTCGCCGCCGAGGGCGTGCGGGACCTGATCGAGGCCGGCGCGGACATCATCAAGGTCGGTGTCGGGCCCGGCGCGATGTGCACGACCCGCATGATGACCGGGGTCGGGCGCCCGCAGTTCTCCGCCGTCCTGGAGTGCGCGGCCGAGGCGAAGAAGTACGGCAAGCACGTGTGGGCCGACGGCGGCGTGCGCCACCCCCGCGATGTCGCCATGGCGCTGGCCGCGGGCGCGTCCAACGTGATGATCGGGTCGTGGTTCGCGGGGACGTACGAGTCGCCCGGCGACCTCCAGCAGGACGCCGGCGGGCGGCTGTACAAGGAGTCGTACGGGATGGCGTCCGCGCGGGCCGTCCGTAACCGGACGAGCGAGGAGTCGGCGTACGACCGGGCGCGCAAGGCGCTGTTCGAGGAGGGCATCTCGACGTCGCGGATGTTCCTGGACCCGGCGCGGCCGGGGGTCGAGGACCTGATCGACTCGGTGATCGCGGGGGTGCGGTCCTCCTGCACCTACGCGGGGGCCGGGTCGTTGGAGGAGTTCGCCGAGCGGGCGGTCGTCGGGGTGCAGAGCGCTGCGGGGTACGCGGAGGGCAAGCCTCTGCACGCCAGCTGGAGTTAG
- a CDS encoding ABC transporter ATP-binding protein, producing MTVLENLEKSATDTAATVEFRGLRREFGATVALDGLDLAVRPGELLALLGPSGCGKTTALRMLAGFEHPDAGEVLVDGEDVTRVPAHRRDAGMVFQSYSLFPHLSALDNVAFGLRMRKVRTAERRSRAAELLDLVGLADKGAQYPHQLSGGQQQRVALARALALRPRVLLLDEPLSALDAKVRLTLREEIRRLQQELGITTLFVTHDQEEALSMADRVAVMHAGRLEQCATPVELYGRPATAFVAEFVGTMSRIPGRLDGTTVEVLGRRLPVDGTAPDTADVDVLVRPEAVGVRADDIGDARVVATAFLGAATRLTVRLADGTEVKADLPTHEAAALGAGSSVTVSLPERPVLVAARPTR from the coding sequence ATGACCGTGCTCGAGAATCTTGAGAAATCCGCTACCGACACCGCCGCCACCGTCGAATTCCGGGGCCTGCGCCGGGAGTTCGGCGCCACCGTCGCCCTCGACGGCCTCGACCTGGCCGTCCGCCCCGGCGAACTGCTCGCCCTGCTCGGCCCCTCCGGCTGCGGCAAGACCACCGCCCTGCGGATGCTTGCCGGCTTCGAACACCCCGACGCCGGCGAGGTGCTGGTCGACGGGGAGGACGTCACCCGCGTCCCGGCCCACCGGCGCGACGCCGGGATGGTCTTCCAGTCGTACAGCCTCTTCCCGCACCTCAGCGCCCTCGACAACGTGGCCTTCGGCCTGCGTATGCGCAAGGTGCGCACGGCAGAACGGCGGTCCCGGGCGGCCGAGTTGCTCGATCTCGTGGGCCTCGCCGACAAGGGCGCCCAGTATCCCCACCAGCTCTCCGGCGGCCAGCAGCAGCGCGTCGCCCTCGCCCGGGCGCTCGCCCTGCGGCCCCGTGTGCTGCTGCTCGACGAACCGCTCTCCGCCCTCGACGCCAAGGTGCGGCTCACCCTCCGCGAGGAGATCCGCCGGCTCCAGCAGGAGCTGGGCATCACCACCCTCTTCGTGACGCACGACCAGGAGGAGGCCCTGTCCATGGCCGACCGGGTCGCGGTGATGCACGCCGGACGCCTCGAACAGTGCGCCACCCCGGTGGAGTTGTACGGCCGCCCGGCCACCGCCTTCGTCGCCGAGTTCGTCGGCACGATGAGCCGGATCCCGGGCCGGCTCGACGGCACCACCGTCGAGGTCCTCGGCCGTCGGCTCCCCGTGGACGGCACGGCTCCGGACACCGCGGACGTGGACGTCCTGGTACGGCCGGAGGCGGTCGGCGTACGGGCGGACGACATCGGGGACGCCCGGGTCGTCGCCACCGCGTTCCTCGGCGCCGCCACCCGCCTCACCGTACGGCTCGCCGACGGAACCGAGGTCAAGGCCGACCTGCCCACCCACGAGGCGGCGGCCCTCGGCGCCGGGAGCTCCGTGACGGTCAGCCTCCCCGAGCGGCCGGTACTCGTCGCGGCCCGGCCCACCCGCTGA
- a CDS encoding MFS transporter: MTLSPARAPGDATTGVRRLTATLYAYAFLDDFVLLYPVYALLFSDTGLSIWQISSLFALWSVTGIVLEVPSGAWADAVSRRLLLWAGPLLTAVGFALWVIVPSYWAFALGFVLWGVRGALGSGALEALVYDEFDRLGAADRYARVVGRAQAVGMVAVMAAMGFAGPVLDLGGYPAVGTASILACVLTSVTATRFPEHREAVPGPKHDSTLATLRAGLTEVRRDRSVRGAMLLVPAVGAVWGALDEYTPLLVRDTGVAEQTVPYLLLVIWVGPAIGSLLTGLGERWGTARLGSVLAGSAVALAVGALLGTPAGIALVAVAFGGFQLVNVLADARLQDRIDAARRATVTSVASMGTETATVAVFAAYAVIGAAGYAHGVVFAVFAVPYLVTAGVLVGRRGA, from the coding sequence ATGACTCTCTCACCCGCGCGTGCGCCCGGTGACGCGACCACCGGTGTCCGGCGGCTCACGGCCACGCTGTACGCCTACGCGTTCCTCGACGACTTCGTGCTGCTCTACCCGGTGTACGCGCTGCTGTTCAGCGACACCGGCCTGTCGATCTGGCAGATCTCCTCCCTGTTCGCCCTGTGGTCCGTCACCGGGATCGTGCTGGAGGTGCCCTCCGGTGCCTGGGCCGACGCCGTCTCCCGGCGACTGCTGCTGTGGGCGGGGCCGCTGCTCACCGCCGTCGGCTTCGCCCTGTGGGTGATCGTTCCCTCGTACTGGGCCTTCGCTCTCGGGTTCGTCCTGTGGGGAGTGCGCGGCGCGCTCGGTTCCGGTGCGCTGGAAGCGCTGGTCTACGACGAGTTCGACCGGCTGGGCGCCGCCGACCGGTACGCGCGGGTCGTCGGCCGGGCCCAGGCGGTCGGCATGGTCGCCGTGATGGCCGCGATGGGGTTCGCCGGTCCGGTCCTCGACCTCGGCGGCTACCCGGCCGTGGGCACGGCGAGCATCCTGGCCTGTGTGCTGACCTCGGTGACGGCCACGCGGTTCCCCGAACACCGGGAAGCGGTGCCGGGGCCGAAGCACGACTCCACCCTCGCCACCCTGCGGGCGGGGCTCACCGAGGTCCGCCGGGACCGGTCCGTACGGGGCGCGATGCTTCTCGTGCCGGCCGTCGGGGCGGTCTGGGGCGCGCTCGACGAGTACACGCCGCTGCTGGTCCGGGACACCGGGGTGGCCGAGCAGACGGTTCCGTACCTGCTGCTGGTGATCTGGGTGGGGCCGGCGATCGGCAGCCTGCTGACCGGCCTGGGGGAGCGGTGGGGCACGGCCCGGCTGGGGTCGGTGCTCGCGGGCTCGGCGGTCGCGCTGGCCGTGGGGGCGCTGCTGGGGACACCGGCCGGCATCGCTCTGGTGGCCGTCGCCTTCGGGGGCTTCCAGCTGGTCAACGTGCTCGCCGACGCGAGGTTGCAGGACCGGATCGACGCGGCTCGGCGGGCGACGGTGACGTCCGTCGCGAGCATGGGGACCGAGACGGCGACGGTCGCCGTCTTCGCCGCGTACGCGGTGATCGGGGCGGCGGGGTATGCGCACGGGGTGGTGTTCGCCGTGTTCGCGGTGCCGTATCTCGTGACGGCGGGTGTGTTGGTGGGGCGAAGAGGCGCGTAG
- a CDS encoding ABC transporter permease subunit translates to MAGLNPARPASRRPALWRPLVFACAGLYFLVPLAASVIFTVDVPGEGVTFDAYTRILSTDGFVTSLLLSLELAAATIAVVLLLMVPAMVALRLGAPRLRPVVEVVCALPLVVPPIAFVAGLGTVLKWGPEHLSRTPLFQTFVAVQNPDFPVVLVLAYVVMALPFVHRALDAGLRAMDVRTLVEAARSCGASWPQALVRAVLPNLRGALLNSAFLTLALVLGEFTVAQLLGFRPFAVWIVNVSGSQAQLSVAVSVLSLLVTWAMLLALASFGGRTRTASASGG, encoded by the coding sequence ATGGCTGGCCTGAACCCGGCGCGACCGGCGTCGCGCCGCCCGGCCCTGTGGCGTCCGCTGGTGTTCGCCTGTGCCGGGCTGTACTTCCTCGTCCCGCTCGCCGCCTCCGTGATCTTCACGGTCGACGTGCCCGGCGAGGGCGTCACCTTCGACGCCTACACGCGGATCCTGAGCACCGACGGCTTCGTGACCAGTCTGCTGCTCTCGCTGGAACTGGCCGCCGCGACCATCGCCGTCGTGCTGCTGCTGATGGTGCCCGCCATGGTCGCGCTGAGGCTCGGCGCCCCCCGACTGCGGCCCGTCGTCGAGGTGGTGTGCGCCCTGCCGCTGGTGGTGCCGCCGATCGCGTTCGTCGCCGGCCTCGGCACCGTGCTCAAGTGGGGGCCCGAACACCTCTCCAGGACCCCGCTGTTCCAGACCTTCGTCGCGGTCCAGAACCCCGACTTCCCCGTGGTCCTGGTCCTTGCCTACGTCGTGATGGCGCTGCCCTTCGTGCACCGCGCTCTGGACGCGGGGCTGCGCGCCATGGACGTCCGCACCCTCGTGGAGGCCGCCCGCAGCTGCGGGGCGAGCTGGCCGCAGGCTCTGGTGCGGGCCGTGCTGCCCAATCTGCGTGGGGCGCTGCTCAACTCCGCCTTCCTCACCCTGGCGCTCGTGCTCGGCGAGTTCACCGTCGCCCAACTGCTCGGCTTCCGGCCGTTCGCCGTGTGGATCGTCAACGTCAGCGGCTCGCAGGCCCAGCTGTCCGTGGCCGTCTCGGTGCTCAGCCTGCTCGTCACCTGGGCCATGCTCCTCGCGCTCGCCTCCTTCGGCGGACGTACCCGAACCGCTTCCGCCTCCGGGGGATGA
- a CDS encoding HAD-IA family hydrolase: MSRSPLQAALFDMDGTLVDTERLWWEAVAEVAVGLGRALTEADQPDVLGRPVEHTAGWLAALTGADGDTLAAELHREFAERVRTGIVPRPGALELLRALAREGVPTALVTASPRAVADTVLDVLGRDLFAVSVTADDTEHTKPAPDPYLAACHALGVDPAACVAVEDTSTGVTSAEAAGCVVLAVPSLAPIEEAPGRTVRESLEAVTPASLRLLVAPDGPALRVMTWNLWYGGTKVRDHRAKQLKVITETGVDVVGLQETYGTAAQELADALGWHHHRAGDNLGIISRHPITARLGDPDVGFYGAAGVRIRTDTGAEVDIWTVHLDYQPYGPYEAAFDGLPAAELIAHEEVRLAQLRDCLRRLDDTAPAVPVVLVGDFNSPSHLDRPDVDWPVTRAAEADGLRDSYREAHPDPVRQPGHTWSPIHVEHEDGSGRPEPQDRIDFVLHRGLAVLDSRTHVSGTPRPWPDVEDNDWPSDHAAVITTFALEPQPQPQPDAGRDPR, encoded by the coding sequence GTGTCCCGATCCCCGCTCCAGGCCGCCCTGTTCGACATGGACGGCACGCTCGTCGACACCGAGCGGCTGTGGTGGGAGGCGGTCGCAGAGGTGGCCGTCGGCCTCGGACGCGCGCTGACCGAGGCCGACCAGCCCGACGTACTGGGCCGCCCCGTCGAGCACACCGCCGGCTGGCTGGCCGCCCTCACCGGCGCCGACGGGGACACGCTCGCCGCCGAACTGCACCGGGAGTTCGCCGAACGGGTCCGCACCGGGATCGTGCCCCGCCCGGGCGCGCTGGAGCTGCTGCGGGCCCTGGCCCGCGAGGGCGTCCCCACCGCCCTGGTCACCGCGTCACCGCGTGCCGTCGCCGACACCGTCCTCGACGTCCTCGGCCGAGACCTGTTCGCCGTCTCCGTCACCGCCGACGACACCGAGCACACCAAGCCCGCCCCCGACCCCTACCTCGCCGCCTGTCACGCCCTCGGTGTCGACCCCGCCGCCTGCGTCGCCGTCGAGGACACCAGCACCGGGGTCACCTCGGCAGAGGCCGCCGGATGCGTGGTCCTCGCCGTTCCCTCGCTCGCCCCCATCGAGGAGGCCCCGGGCCGGACCGTACGGGAGAGCCTGGAGGCCGTGACACCGGCGAGCCTGCGGCTGCTGGTCGCGCCCGACGGACCCGCCCTGCGCGTGATGACCTGGAACCTCTGGTACGGCGGCACCAAGGTCCGCGACCATCGCGCCAAGCAGCTCAAGGTGATCACCGAGACCGGTGTCGACGTGGTCGGCCTCCAGGAGACGTACGGCACCGCCGCCCAGGAACTCGCCGACGCCCTCGGCTGGCACCACCACCGGGCCGGCGACAACCTCGGCATCATCAGCCGCCACCCGATCACGGCCCGCCTCGGTGACCCCGACGTCGGCTTCTACGGGGCCGCCGGCGTCCGTATCAGGACCGACACCGGCGCCGAGGTCGACATCTGGACGGTCCACCTCGACTACCAGCCGTACGGACCCTACGAGGCCGCCTTCGACGGGCTGCCGGCCGCCGAGCTGATCGCCCACGAGGAGGTGCGGCTGGCCCAGCTGCGGGACTGTCTGCGCCGGCTCGACGACACCGCGCCCGCCGTGCCCGTCGTGCTGGTCGGTGACTTCAACAGCCCCTCGCACCTCGACCGGCCGGACGTCGACTGGCCGGTGACCAGGGCCGCCGAGGCGGACGGACTGCGCGACTCCTACCGCGAGGCCCACCCCGACCCCGTGCGGCAGCCCGGCCACACCTGGTCGCCGATCCACGTCGAACACGAGGACGGCAGCGGCCGGCCCGAGCCGCAGGACCGGATCGACTTCGTCCTGCACCGGGGCCTCGCGGTGCTCGACTCCCGGACCCATGTCAGCGGCACCCCCCGCCCGTGGCCGGACGTCGAGGACAACGACTGGCCGTCGGACCACGCCGCGGTGATCACCACGTTCGCGCTGGAGCCGCAGCCGCAGCCGCAGCCGGACGCCGGGCGCGATCCCCGATAA